In one window of Erwinia tasmaniensis Et1/99 DNA:
- a CDS encoding YmiA family putative membrane protein, with protein sequence MATRVSAQPEFGGKVIIAKRSGNVKRRAWITVFAASALFWLVVALSVWCLWE encoded by the coding sequence ATGGCTACAAGAGTCTCTGCCCAACCCGAATTCGGGGGTAAGGTTATCATTGCTAAGCGTTCAGGTAACGTGAAACGTAGAGCCTGGATAACCGTATTTGCTGCCAGCGCGCTGTTTTGGCTAGTGGTGGCGCTATCTGTTTGGTGTCTCTGGGAGTAA